The window CCTCGCGCCGCTGCTCTTCGTCTACTACGACGAGCCCGAGAAGGGCCACTACACCGAGCTGCGCCGGATGCACTTCTCCGACGTGCGCGAGGTGCAGGGCCGCCCGCTGCCGCACATGTGGGAGATGACTCCGCTCGACAAGCCGGGTCACTCCA of the Myxococcota bacterium genome contains:
- a CDS encoding outer membrane lipoprotein-sorting protein — encoded protein: LAPLLFVYYDEPEKGHYTELRRMHFSDVREVQGRPLPHMWEMTPLDKPGHSTKVTLEEATLDQKLDDRIFTQENLRNSEAAR